The Deltaproteobacteria bacterium nucleotide sequence AATTATCCACCCTCTTTAACTATAACATCACCGTAATTTCTCTTTCTCCGTAAAAAGTTGACACTCTATCCCAGAAATAGTGTACATCTCCTTTGAAGGCATTAACCGCGACTTGAAACCTGCCGCCCGACAACCATAAGGAAAGGCTATGTCATACGTAATATAAAAATGAGAACAGGAAAAACAGTTAATTTCTGTTTCTTGTCTCTCTTGCCTTTTACCGGAAGGGCGTTCTTTCCTCATGACCTTTACCTACGTATCAACGCTCTTGATTTCCCAAACGGGTCCTCTGTTGTTTATTGTACTCGCTAAGTCTGATCAATTCATTTATGTAGCACCTTTCAGCTCGTAATTCACGAACGTCATCAGATCAAATTAGTGTTGTGCTGCAAACTTCTGACACCTACGAGTCCACACTTCTTATGGTTGTAAATTCTTCACAATTACGAATAGAAATACGGTAAAAGATGCAGTTGGACTTGACCTGGCGATCCGGAGTCCCGGGTGCTTAAGGATGTATTTGATTGGTCCTGATTTTCGATGGTGCTTATAATCCGTATGCTTCTGTGTCATTCCTCTGAACAGACGAAGGGATCATTCAAATAAATTTTCTCGAATAACCCCTTGACCATTTTTGCCGTTGTTCCTTTGAGCGTCCATCGGATTCGATGATACAGGGTAGAGGACCATGGGTTCAGCGCTCAATATTTCATTGCTCCCGCAAGCTTTAAATTGGGCAGGAAAAACCCTGCAATGATAACTCCACTGATGATCACGGCCCAGATAATGTACTTTAGCATCTTCCGGGAATCTATCTTTGTTTCAATCTGCATGCCAGAAAAAATAAAACCAAGAACAAAAAACACAATAATGACAATAGCACCATGCGTTGTCCAATGATGCCCAAGTGCCGCCTTCATAGCACTCATGACGGAGTCATTCTTCTCCTTAATGATCAGGATAATGGCATTCAGCAGGCTCGTTACGACCAGTGACAGACCAAAACCGGCGGTATATTTTTCCAACGGTGTATTCTCCATAGCTATTACCTCCCCATAAGTCCCATGGTTACGCCTTTGCTGATGATCCCACCGGCGCCTTCCATGAAAAACCCTAATAAAACTATCAGCGCGGCAATCCCGAGAACCAGATTGCGTTTCTGCTTCTCCGCGAGAGGAACGTTTCTATAGACGGCGATCGGCAGGTATATACCAAGTAGCAATATCACAAAAAAGATATGCTCCTTGACTTCCATGAAATAATTGTGGGCCCACGGCCATTGCCCCGCTTTTATGATATCCCTGTCATGGCCGTAGTAAACCACATACCAGTATCCTCCGATAAGATAGGCAAGAACAATCAGTACGGCGACTGCTAAGCTTAATTTTTTTATCCTCTCAATATTCCCCTCATTAATATTCAAGACATCCACGAACAATGCAACGACACACATGATGCCCAGAACACCCAATGCTACATGACTCATCATAACGCCCTGGATAAACATAATCTCCTTCCCTTCTGTAAAACTTCATACTGAATACTTTTTAAGTAAATATTTAACTTCATAAATCTACGTTACCTGTTTCTGAAATAATTTACTTTGGACCGAAGGTAAATTGATATGCAATGTAAAAGTTGTAGTAGTTCGGACCGTAGATATCCTGGCCCGCAGAGAGCAGAATATGGTGGTTATCCGTCAGGTTTATGATAGCTCCGATGGTGTAGCCCTTGCTCTCGTCGATATCGGCTTTACTTGCAGTTTTATAGTACAGTTCCGCTCCGATAGTCAGTCTTTTGTTGATCTCCCGCTGTAACAGCCAACCGAAATACCACCAGTCCCTGTTCCCTTCGCCGGATGTGAACCAGTAGCCTCCTCCTCCATAGGTCGTCCATGGCCCCCAGCTCTTCTGGAACCAGAGGGGCAGAAAAAATTGGGCTTTGCCATTTCCTAAACCTCTCGAAGACTCGCCGGTGGGAATTTCCAGCAGTGGAAATGTTCCCACTTGAGGAAAATACTTCGTTTCCTGGATGAAGCGATACTTGATGCCGAACTCCGTATCACCGTATCCGTATTGCGACGCCTCTCCTTCCGGCTTTACATATTGGAAGGGAGCGATTAAATGGACCTGGACATTCGGCACGAGGCCGTAGTTAATCTCGATGTGGGGTAGTGTGGCAGAGTTCTGGTCTCGATCATGGCTATATTGTGACGCGAGATATATCTCCCAATGCTTGTATTCTACCGGTTCCGGGTCATCGGTTTTAAAAGGCGGACCGGCTGAGGCAATTTTCGGGACGGTGATAAAGACAAGCCAAACAGCAAAAGCTGCAAATACGATTCTTAATAACCGCGGGGGACAAACAGTAACATTCATCGGTTGACCTCGCTGATATTGGGATTACCAAATATTTACTGACGCATCTCTTTGTACTGGTCTGAAGAAAAAATTAGCCCATTTATATTTTTATAATTCTAATGCCGGACGTTTTCCATCGGTGGAAACCTTAATATCGTCTTCTAAATCTCTTAATGCATATCTTTTTTTGGATGATTACCTAATCGAAAGAGAAGAAAGATTTTGCTAAATATAATATACTGACTTTCACTTCTATTGAAGATTGACGATATCCATGTTAAATTTTGTATGGATGGATAAAAACAGAAATGAAACGTTACAGGAAGATACAAATGTTTGTTTGTGTCACTAATGTTGACAGCTGTTGGTGATGAAAAGTAAAGATTACGGTTCGAAAGTAAGAGCCGCCCCACCGGCAGATGAGACAGCTCTTAGAGTATGAGCATATGTGGTGCGGGTTTACAGTTGTTGAACTCCCATCATATTAGGCTTGCGACCTGAGTTTAGCTGGCGATGAGGAAACACAGAACGTTTCTTTAAAGATTTACTGCCCCTTAAAGCTGGGTTTTCTTTTTCCGATAAAAGAAGCGATTCCTTCTTTCGCATCAGATGTTTTGCCTATCCAAATCATTCCTCTTCGCTCCAATTCGAGCTGCCGCTCCAACAAGGCAAGCAGGGCATTATTGAAGTTCTCCTTCACGATAGAATAAGATAATGTTGGGCCTTGAGCAAGCTTCAGTGCAATATCCTTGGTTTCTTTTTCAAGTTCACTGTCATCAACCACTTTATTGACCAGTCCCATTTCGAGAGCCTCTTTTGCATCGAATACAGGGTCCATGTAGACCAGCTCTGAGGCTTTATTAAATCCAATCAGCAGCGGAACCAAAAGGGTCCATGCCCCGTCTGGAACCAGGCCAATAGACGTATAAGCTTGCTTAAACTTTGCAGATGAAGCACAAATTCTCAAATCACACGCTGCAGCAATACTCACACCAACCCCAGCAACCGTCCCATTGATCATGGCAAGGACAGGCTTAGATATCCGGCGGATACCAGTGATTGTAAAGTTTAATAGCTTCGTTAATTGCCGCAATGTCTCGCTGGTGTCGGGGGAGCTTTCAAACATCGCCACATCACCCCCTGCGCAGAACGCTTTGCCCTCACCCGTAATCACGATAACTTTTACATCCTTATCATCTCCGCAGATTTCCAAAGCCTTGATGAGATCGTTAAATAAATCAAAATTAACTGCATTAAACGCTTTGGGTCGATTGAACTTAATGACAGCAACCTGATCCGCTTTTGTAAAAATAATGTTGTCATACTGCATATTTCCATTCCTCCTCTCTCCGTTGATATATAATATTTACAGCTTTAGGCTAATAGTTTGACATCCAACTGTATTAGCAAAAAAATTAGAGGTTCTTGTCGAGCTTGTTCAGCAGATGGACTAACGTCTCCCTTTCGTCATCCGAGATACCCATGTATGACTGGACCCTTAATTTTTGAGCGATAAGCTGAAAGTCGGTTTTCAATGCCGTTCCTTTCCTGGTCAAGGCAATGAGGCTGATCCGATTATCGGCTAGATGGCTCTTTTTTTCTACATACCCCATTTTGATCAATTTTTTCACCAGAGCCGTAATCGTGGATTTGTCCTTGTCGATAATCCTCGCGATTTCTGACATAGGTAACGGCCCTCGCACCATAAGAGATCCCAAAATCTCGCCGTGAGAGGGGGCCAGTCCTTTGATGTGATGGGCCTTCAATTCATGGGTTAGGAATCTATTGGCCTTGTATTGGATCCGGCCGATCAAAAAGATAATGTGATCCTTTTTCATAGGTGCATGATAGTTTTATATCAAACTATTGTCAAAATTTATTTTGGGTTGAAATGTTGAATGAAAGAGTGAAATCTAAAAATCAACATAACAGGAAGAAATCCCAAATTTTATTATTTTCCTTTACCGGCTTTATCGTACAAAATCATTGTCATATTTTTCATCCTTATCGTTGCGCTCTCCGAATCTGTCGGGATATATCCATCTGCGGGCGCCTCTCCTTGCGTGGTCTCTCGTTTTAACGAGATTCTTATGCCGGATCGGGCTCCACTTTTCAACCACAAAATGTTTATCGCTTTGACAAATATTACAAAGAGTTGTAACCACTCACACGGGATTCAGGATTATATAACTCCATGTAACAGTGATAAATCCCGGATCGATTCACATACGGAAACAGATAATGCTTTCTCTGGGAATCGTATCATTATTTTAGATAAATACAGCAACATCTCCCGGGAAGAGAAACCGCTCATGGGTTTGCCAAACCAAGGGATTATCGGTTTGAAATCAACAGCAGGTAAAAGTATTTGCGTCTCGATTACTGTACCAATAACAGTGGTGCTCGCAAGCGTGTTGTTCCTTCTGGGCTGCTATCATCACACGACTCTCCCAATCAAAGAGTACATGCTTGACAGCACGAAGCGACAAAAGACGCTTGTTATATTCCTCCCAGGTTATGGCGGCTCAATGGACGATTTTAAGCGTGAAGGGATTCTCGACATAGTGCGCGCTCATCAAACTCCTGTAGATGCGGTGACAGTGGACGCCGATCTGCGGTTTTATATTGATCGCACGTTGCTTACGCGGATTGATGAGGATGTCATGCCGAGGATTCAGGCTGGTCGGTACAACATGGTTTGGCTGCTTGGTAACTCCATGGGTGGGTTAGGCTCTCTGCTCTATTCCCAAGCGCATCCGGGGCTGATCAAGGGCATTATACTGCTAGGGCCATTTCTGGGTGATGAACCAATTATCAAGGAAATTGCCGGATCAGGTGGATTACTCCAGTGGTCGCCAAAAGACACGATGAGTGATAATTACCAGCGGGATGTCTGGATGTATCTGAAAAGATGTGTTCAGGATATTTCGGGAAACTCCCCCCGTCTTTTTCTTCTTGCCGGCCGGGATGACCGTTTCCATGCTGCACACCAACTGCTCGCTTCGGCTATGGATTCTACGCATGTCTTCTGGGCCGATGGAGGGCACGATTGGGCCGCTTGGCGCAGTTCATTTAGTGCATTTACATGTCAATTTACGTTCGATTGAAGCTCCCCTCGGAATAATCTTGGGAAACATCGATCCTTACGAACATTATTAATCGCGTTCATTCTCTGCCCCCAAAGCAAACTTTGGGGATTGCCCTCGTTGCGGATTTAATTCCGGACTTAGGGAAATGCAAAATGAGAGGTCAGCCGTTTTTGCCGAACCCCCTGAATGCGTCATAGTATTTTTGTTTCTGCTCTTTTATATATTACCAGTTTTTTTATCGACGGCAGCTTTAAATTTTTCCGCATTTATGACAAATCTCTCATGAGTCGCCTCGGATATCTTTTCTGCATCATCATATGCTTCCAATGAAAATGTCAATTTTCGTCCCTCTGCCTTTTCCAGTTTCCCCTTGACGGTAATTGTCATTCCCTCCGGAGTTGCCGCAGTATGAGTCATATTTATGCCGATGCCTACCGTCTGCTCATTGGGCCAGTCCAGATGGGGGTTGAGCGCTTTGATACAGGAAAATTCATACAGTCCTACGAGGAATCCCGTAGCAAAAACCTTCGGCATGACCTGGCCCTCGCCAAATTCCGGGTAAAGGTAGGGTACGGTCTTGTTTTCTGGAACCTTGAACGTAAACTCAACAGTCAGTCCGGGCTGTAAGGAATCTTTCATGATATACCTCCATTATGATAGTTAAATTGCATCTGAGGCAATAAAGCGAAATTTTTAAAATAAGTCAAACATAAAAATGCTTTTCGACATTTCATCATATGCAGATGTGCATGAGCAAAACTTGACGTTGTAGACAGTATTAGATAATATACTATCCGTACCCAATAAAATACCGGGAATTTATATGGATGATCACACCGCCTTGAGTCAACTTGAGGGATTAGCTTACAAGCTGGGGATACAAATACGGTATGAAAAAATTGTTGAAGAAGAGTTAACGAGTACAGGCGGCCTCTGCCGATTAAAAGGAGAATGCGTCATTATTGTCAATTCCAGGGCATCCGTAAAAGATAAAATTCAAACCTTGTTGACAGCCCTAAAAAATTTTGATCTCACTGATGTCTATATTATCCCTGCGCTAAGAGAATTATTTGAGAGGGTTCAAAAAGATTAAAAATAAATCGAAAAAAGTACGAGTGTTTAATTAGAGAGATAAGTCTTTTAGAGTGGTTCCTGGGTTATTTCATTCAGTATTAACAACAAGAGTTTCATGCTGACGGTTTAAAGTAACCCGCTCATTGTAAATGCGAAACCGGGAAAAAGGAGAAAAAGAAGATGGAATTAGGAGATATGGTCGTCATCGATCATCCCAAACATCCGTTTAATGGCTTTGTGGGTAAAATTGTGGGAAGGCGGGGAAACAGGACACCGGATGATCTCTGGATACTGGTCTATATTGTATCAAAAATGAGGGACTACCTTGTCCCCCAATCGATGCTTCGTCTGGTAAAGAAGGAAAAGGATCAGTCCCAGATTCAATAAGAGACTATGGAATAGTAGGGTAATGTTGCCTCCGCAGTGAGCGCGATCCCCGAAGATCGCGTTGGGGTTAACAAGCGATTACGATTAATAATTTCCGTTTTACGGTCATCGGAAGGAGGGTAAAAGTCCCTTCCGTTTCAGGTCCTCTATGGCCTTCAATCCTTCATTTTTGCTCACAAACGGCCCTGCCAACACTCTGTACCACGTTTCGGTTTGCGATACTTTCCGGGGGACAACCTCCATCTTTTTTCCGAGCAAGTCAATATCATCTATATATCGGGCGGCATCTTTGGGATTCGAAAAAGTCCCCAGGTGAACTTTCCATACACCATTTGAAGACGGGAGAAGCAGCAACGATTCGGTAATTTCCGGAATCTTGATTTTCTGATCGACCAAGATCAGATTGGGGTCGGTAATTTCCGGGTTCTGTTCCAAAATGTGGTCCATGAGGGTTATATTCGCCTCATTATAATATTTAAGGGCCAATAGAGATAGATTCGTCCCTACTTTCGCTTCAACTATTTTTTTAATACGAATCTCGGTATAGGGGCGACTCATAGGAGTTACCGATGAGGCGGGGGCTTGTGAAGTTTCGGGTTGGGCATTTATGATCTCCGGATTCGGGGTGCCTGGAACCGGTTCAGGAACTACATACCGTTTACCTGTGGGCTTCGCAGATTCATCTTTATCCCTAAATGCCGAAACGCCCGTTACATTTTTTAATTTCATCGAACTGACAACATGTTGCACGTAATCCTTATTAAAGAATATAACCGCCATAAAGACAGCCAGCGTCAGGAAAGCATAGGAAATTTTACGAGGCAGATTTTTTTTAATCCCGGAAGACAGTTTTTTAGCCTTTTCTCGTGTTAAGATGTCTTTTTCTCTCCGAATCTTCCTCACAATGGAAGCGGATATTTTTTTCTCGGAAAGACCATAACCAACAGACAAGGCATTACTGCACAGGATATTGATTACCCGGGGGATTCCTTTTGCGTGCCGGCAGATCATGGATAAAGCCTCGCCTGTGAAGATTTCATTGCTGCCGCTTCCCACAATTTTCAACCGGTGATCGATGTATTGCAGGGATTCTTCTTCAGTCAAAGGGCTGATCTGGGAACTGACGACAATGCGCTGATTAATCTGCCGTATAACTTCAGAACGGAGTTTTGCTTTGAGCTCCGGCTGACCGACAATCACAATCTGAAGCAACTTTGATTTACTGGTCTCCAGATTTGAGAGCAAACGCAATTCTTCAATCGCCTCCAGGCTTATGTTGTGGGCCTCATCAATAATGATCACAACATTCTCATCTTGTTCCAGAGATCGAATCAGGTAGTAATAGAGTTCATGCAGCATGGATCCCTTGACTTCGACCTTTAGCGGAAGTTCCAGCGTGAGGATGATTTCCTTCAACATTTGTTCGAAGGTTATTTGACTCTGGGGAAAGAAGACAGTCTTTACGTTCCTGTCTAATGTGGTTATCAGATGGTGAATAAGTGTGGTCTTGCCGATACCTTCTTCTCCCAGGATGAGGACAAATCCTTTCCTCTGGTTGATCCCATACAACAATCCGGCTAAGGCTTCGCTGTGGCTTTCTGCTGAGAAAAAGAATTTTGGGTCCGGAGATATGTCAAAGGGATTCTCTGAAAAGCCATAAAATTGTGTGTACTCAGTCATTTCACTATCCATTTCCTTAACCGTCAGAAAAGCCGTTCCGGGAGCGTCTCGGGATGCCCATGCAGAACGAGCGTTCATGCTTCATAATAACGCTGGACGTATTTTTTTCTTCCCGCGATTCGCTGATATTTCTCATCGGGATGCCCAAGGGCGATAACGGAATACACTCTCTCATTATCGGGGATGCCTGAAAATCTCTTTATGGTGATGTCCCTCTTCAGGGCTTCCACGACAAACCCGATGAGGCACGTACCCAGTCCCATACTGTGAGCTGCCAGGATGATGTTCTGCGTGGCAAGGAGGGCGTCTTCCTTAGGACAGGATGCTCCGGGCTTCGATCCTACCACTATCGCCGCCGTTGCCCCATGAAACAGTCTGTCGGTACCGCAGTTTTCCCACTCAGCGAGCGCCTCCTCGACGGAATCGTGATGATCTCTGAAGTATTCATCCAGCCCCGGTTTGCCGATCAGTCTTAAAGACCATCGCAGGTACTTCTTTTCAGACATACGATTCAACCTTTTGAAGAAGGCAGCGATATGCTCCCCAAGATTGAGGAGGGCTTTTTGTGTGGGCAACACGGTGAAGGTCCATAACTGGCTGTTTGTCCCGGAAGGAGCAGTGAGGCCGATTTTAACCAGATCGTCAAGTAAAACACGATCGACGGGTCTGTCTGTGTAATTGCGGCATGAACGCCTTGATCCCATAAGTCTGACAAGTTGCACTGTGTCAAATTCACCATACGGCAGCCATGAATCATCCCCCATGAAAGTGGTGAAACAGGATGATGCTTTATCAATGGCGTTTACTCTGATTGCATCAACGGGACAAATAGCGGCGCAGTGCCCGCATGACAGTGACCTGTCGCCGGACACAACCGCCTTTTCACCCTGCATGGAAATGGTTCTTGACGGGCAGACTTTTACACACAAACCACACCCGATACACTTTTCAGTGTCAATAACTGTCGTAACGGCTCTGTCCATCCCATCCTCCTTATCAAACTTTTCCGGCGGCCTTTGTATACTCCCTTCTCGAGAAACTTTATCTAAATATTCTGATCACAACAAGTAAAAATCCCCCCATCCACCTTTTCGAAATGGGGGATGAGGGGATTTTGTATCGATCATCGAGACAATTTGAACCTTGTAGAACTTCCCGGCAAGGAAGATATCTATTGTATCGTTTCTCTTCCCCCTTTATAACCGAATTAAAACTTGACTTGCGGAGCGGCCTTTGCCGACGCGGGCGCCTCGAAAAACGTTGCACTCTGGAAGTTGAACATGCCTGCCAGCAAATTTGCCGGGAAACTTCTGATCGCGATATTGAACACCTTCACCGCGTCATTATAACGTTTTCTTTCGACGGCAATCCGGTTTTCCGTTCCCGCAAGCTCATCCTGAAGGCGGAGGAAATTCTGATTGGACTTAAGATCGGGGTACTTTTCCACCACGACTAAAAGCCTGCTTAAGGCGCTGGACAATTCATTATTGGCGCCGATCTTCTCCGGCACACTCGCCGCACCACCCACCTTTGCCCTGGCGTTGGTAACTTCCACAAGGACATCCTTTTCCTGTTTGGCGTATCCTTTTACAGTCTCCACAAGGTTCGGGATCAGGTCGTACCTCCTCTGCAACTGGTTTTCCACCTGTGCCCAGGAACCTTTTACCGCCTCATCCAACGAAACAAAGGTGTTATAATTACCTTTTACGAAAGAGTAGAGAGCAAAAACAACGATAAGTACAATTACACCTGCAATGATGAGATTTCTTTTTCCGCTGGTCATGCTGTGCCTCCTGATATAATTCGTAGTTTTT carries:
- a CDS encoding enoyl-CoA hydratase-related protein, whose amino-acid sequence is MQYDNIIFTKADQVAVIKFNRPKAFNAVNFDLFNDLIKALEICGDDKDVKVIVITGEGKAFCAGGDVAMFESSPDTSETLRQLTKLLNFTITGIRRISKPVLAMINGTVAGVGVSIAAACDLRICASSAKFKQAYTSIGLVPDGAWTLLVPLLIGFNKASELVYMDPVFDAKEALEMGLVNKVVDDSELEKETKDIALKLAQGPTLSYSIVKENFNNALLALLERQLELERRGMIWIGKTSDAKEGIASFIGKRKPSFKGQ
- a CDS encoding MarR family transcriptional regulator, translating into MKKDHIIFLIGRIQYKANRFLTHELKAHHIKGLAPSHGEILGSLMVRGPLPMSEIARIIDKDKSTITALVKKLIKMGYVEKKSHLADNRISLIALTRKGTALKTDFQLIAQKLRVQSYMGISDDERETLVHLLNKLDKNL
- a CDS encoding alpha/beta hydrolase, which translates into the protein MPDRAPLFNHKMFIALTNITKSCNHSHGIQDYITPCNSDKSRIDSHTETDNAFSGNRIIILDKYSNISREEKPLMGLPNQGIIGLKSTAGKSICVSITVPITVVLASVLFLLGCYHHTTLPIKEYMLDSTKRQKTLVIFLPGYGGSMDDFKREGILDIVRAHQTPVDAVTVDADLRFYIDRTLLTRIDEDVMPRIQAGRYNMVWLLGNSMGGLGSLLYSQAHPGLIKGIILLGPFLGDEPIIKEIAGSGGLLQWSPKDTMSDNYQRDVWMYLKRCVQDISGNSPRLFLLAGRDDRFHAAHQLLASAMDSTHVFWADGGHDWAAWRSSFSAFTCQFTFD
- a CDS encoding thioesterase family protein, yielding MKDSLQPGLTVEFTFKVPENKTVPYLYPEFGEGQVMPKVFATGFLVGLYEFSCIKALNPHLDWPNEQTVGIGINMTHTAATPEGMTITVKGKLEKAEGRKLTFSLEAYDDAEKISEATHERFVINAEKFKAAVDKKTGNI
- a CDS encoding AAA family ATPase; the protein is MNARSAWASRDAPGTAFLTVKEMDSEMTEYTQFYGFSENPFDISPDPKFFFSAESHSEALAGLLYGINQRKGFVLILGEEGIGKTTLIHHLITTLDRNVKTVFFPQSQITFEQMLKEIILTLELPLKVEVKGSMLHELYYYLIRSLEQDENVVIIIDEAHNISLEAIEELRLLSNLETSKSKLLQIVIVGQPELKAKLRSEVIRQINQRIVVSSQISPLTEEESLQYIDHRLKIVGSGSNEIFTGEALSMICRHAKGIPRVINILCSNALSVGYGLSEKKISASIVRKIRREKDILTREKAKKLSSGIKKNLPRKISYAFLTLAVFMAVIFFNKDYVQHVVSSMKLKNVTGVSAFRDKDESAKPTGKRYVVPEPVPGTPNPEIINAQPETSQAPASSVTPMSRPYTEIRIKKIVEAKVGTNLSLLALKYYNEANITLMDHILEQNPEITDPNLILVDQKIKIPEITESLLLLPSSNGVWKVHLGTFSNPKDAARYIDDIDLLGKKMEVVPRKVSQTETWYRVLAGPFVSKNEGLKAIEDLKRKGLLPSFR
- a CDS encoding nitroreductase family protein; this encodes MDRAVTTVIDTEKCIGCGLCVKVCPSRTISMQGEKAVVSGDRSLSCGHCAAICPVDAIRVNAIDKASSCFTTFMGDDSWLPYGEFDTVQLVRLMGSRRSCRNYTDRPVDRVLLDDLVKIGLTAPSGTNSQLWTFTVLPTQKALLNLGEHIAAFFKRLNRMSEKKYLRWSLRLIGKPGLDEYFRDHHDSVEEALAEWENCGTDRLFHGATAAIVVGSKPGASCPKEDALLATQNIILAAHSMGLGTCLIGFVVEALKRDITIKRFSGIPDNERVYSVIALGHPDEKYQRIAGRKKYVQRYYEA
- a CDS encoding LemA family protein, producing the protein MTSGKRNLIIAGVIVLIVVFALYSFVKGNYNTFVSLDEAVKGSWAQVENQLQRRYDLIPNLVETVKGYAKQEKDVLVEVTNARAKVGGAASVPEKIGANNELSSALSRLLVVVEKYPDLKSNQNFLRLQDELAGTENRIAVERKRYNDAVKVFNIAIRSFPANLLAGMFNFQSATFFEAPASAKAAPQVKF